Genomic window (Acropora muricata isolate sample 2 chromosome 11, ASM3666990v1, whole genome shotgun sequence):
GGCAAAAGTTGATCGTGTGACGCGCGTGACAACCTGATTCGTGAGCAATTTGACGCATTTCCGGTTTGCGACTGCCGTCCTCTTGACGTTCACGACGTGAAAACAAGCTGTTTGAGGTTGTGAggaaaacgtgagtatttttATACTTTTGTCTTTATCTAAACTTTTATATAAGAATTCTAACTGTGTGAACAAAACTTTCAAGAATAAATGTTacaatcaaataattttatatagttATGTATAAagttttatttaataaattttgcagtcatattaaaagtttcaaaatcACAACAATTTTTCAAGTTGCATGACAGGGAATAGATAAATTATACTAACCACATCAGTTCTTCACATTTGCAACCCTCTTGGATACTTAAATAAAGTACTGCTCTAATGAAGGTGGGTCAACACCAAAGAAAGTAGAAGTCGTTGACCCATATTTACATGAGTGGGTATTTCTCAACAAAGCACAAATAATGTACATTTTGCCCACGGCACTAAGTCCAACTTTAAGATTTCTtttaaaatccaaaaaagaaaagtactcTAAAATATCACCAAAAACCCTGGGACAGCCATGGTTGATTTAgacacgaaaacaagttttcaaAGCGGGCATAAAGTAAATCCATCGTTTCGGACACCACCATACTTAACTTCGGGACAGGCCTTCCAAACCGTGGAACGAGGTCTTCGTACCTACACGGATAGGCAAATCTACGTAAAAGCAGGCATAAAGCTTCCTCACTGTACACAGAAAAACGGTTCTGACAAGTAAATTTTTCTGGTAGGTTCAATATGTCGAGTAAAGTATAGATGTTGTGTTTCAGAAAGCGAAATTCACTCTTGCATTCCTCGTCAGATAGAGAGTCTAGTTCGAATTTCTCGTATTTCCAGTAAGGAATTTCAAGGTTTTTTGATCTGTTTAAATCGTAGAGTAGCAGCATTTCCTCATCGTCGATCAAATCCAGGTCGTTTGCAAGCAAAAGCGCCTCTCTTGCCTCCCTGAATGTGGCCATTTTAGTTTCAGGTCTTGTTCATGTCGTGTTGTGTTGCGTAAGGTTTGTTTACAATTAGGACGGGAACGTCACTGCTCGCGTGCTCGACCTAGTCCTCGCGCGACCTCAAGTTGCCGTCCTGCTTCatccgtcctgttgcgtaaggtctctagtagggaccttcagatccgactacgactacgagtacgagtacgacttttgagcacgagaggcctgggtcttagctgtcgtagacacggttgttgccgtcgtcggcttacaacaaaaatatttcagtaatttttgcgagtacgaagttgtaacattttgtcagtcgcgggaatgtttagtagacaaacagcacaagatgccacaacgtcgccaaaacattgcgagacaagttgcacggaacatttcacagtaaATCAGCGCCTTTAAACACTAATCTTTTAACTCGTCTTTGCACCTGCAGTGAACTCGTAGttgggggacgagatttgttgaaaatctcgtagttcgcgtcaagacggcgacgagattttgaagacagaacgagttgacgtgacagcctcacgcaatcgcgCATGCGCatcgggtacacattgaaaaactcatactcgtagtcgttgtcgtagtcggatctgaaggtccctagtAACTGTGTAACCGCGTGTTGCGCGCGAGAGAGAGCGCGCGCAAGAgctaagatatatttttaaatttgtcattgcGTAAGCAAAGTGAAGCGTACGATTATGACGTGTGCGACTGAACTTTTTTTTGGAGAAGTCTTTTCTTGGAGGATTTTGTGTAAACTGTAAGTTTTTCTAGCCACGTTACCGTTTGGGGGTTTGTTTTTGCTTGGCCGAttaaacgagtttggttttcgAAGAGCTTTCCGTAATTGCTTCCGAACACTTTTTGGCGACCACGAAGGGACTGAAAGGTATGAGCTGGTGTTTGTTTTGAAGTTTGAATTTTGAGTTTGGCGTTATGGCTTCCGATACCGATAGTGCCGATGTTACCGAACTTACCGAGAGAAACGAAGATTCTGGACTGAGTGGAGTCGACAAAAGGAAGGAAATAGACGTTCTGTTAATACAGATAAAGAGCCGAAAACGTACCGCCAAAACCAAAGTCACGAAACTGCGACATGAGCTGGAAAGACTTTGCGTAAAGGATTCCGAAGTAATGGCTATCGAAAGTGTGATTGAACAGTTGTGGACAGCCTTGGAAAATGCACAGGGGATTTTAGAAGAACTTTCTGCGTTCTATGTAGAGATTGGAGACGAATCTGGCAAAAACGAAACTTTTGACGAGACCGAAACAATCgaaaaagaagtacaaaaagCGATTGAAACAGGACAAAATGCGATAGAAGTGCGTCCAAAACCGTGAATATAAACAAATCATTATGGGAGAACACGACCAATAGCGACGAGCAACCGACCCGACGATATCAGGAACACGAGAATCACAGCAATCACGACGACCGAAACCGATTTTGAAGCCGTTAAGGATCCCTACGTTCGATGGTGACAAGcgaaagtttgaagatttctgGGTCCTCTTCAGAAGTCTAGTGGACGAGTCAACCGAaccatcaaatttaaaaatggcaaGGCTGCGACAGTGCCTAACATGGAATGCATTGGAGGCTATCCGCGGTCTCGGAGTTACCGCTCCCGAATACGAAGAAGCTAAAGAGATATTAAAATCGAAGTATGGTGGTGCACGCCGGCTTCTGCGAGCCTACATGGATCAACTGGAACAGATGCCATTGATAAGAAGTAACGATATTCACGCCCTGGAGAGGTTTGCTGACCTAGTTAGAATTACAGTGGTAAGTTACAGGCGGAAGGAAGAGACGGAGAGCTAACAGACGGGACTCTTCATAGCCTGCTGGTAAAGAAGTTGCCTGATCGACAGCTTGAAAACTACAGCCGATGGTTAAACGAGCGTGCTAGAGAAACATCAGTCGTAGCATCAGACTGGTTGAAAGACGAGGTTGGATTCGGAGTAGAAGCGGCGGAAATAGCGAACGGGATTGAATCGAAACCTGTCGAATACGTTAGACCACCGAGAGCACTGAAGTACCAAGAACAGAGCAGGACGCGAAATTTTCATGCCGTCGCAACGAGAAATGAACCAAGGAACATGAAGCCTCCTTGTTCCCTTTGTCATGGATTCGATCACGGTGTGTGGTTTTATAAGCAGTTCTACGAAAAAGGAGTAGACGACCGTTGGCAGATcgctaaagaaagaaaactgtgTTTTCGTTGCTTAAACTCGGATCACAGAGGAAAAGACTGTACAAAGGCTCGAAAATGTGGAATAGATggttgcactcgaaatcatcaCCGCCTTCTTTATGGAAGTGAAGTTCTGTCAGAAACTGAACCGATGACCACGTTGCCCTATGCAGACGACTGGAAACGTCCAGTCTTTCCACGGGAGGGGGCGCCCGCGGTGACCCTGACCAGCTGTAATGTCGAAACGACGTTTGAGTCCTATTCGTTACGAACCGTCCCTGTGTGGATGAAGGCTAACGGTAGAAAAGTAAAGATAAATGCCATCCTAGACGACGCAGCCAACGAAACTTTCCTAAATGAAGAAGTTGCTGGAGTACTGGGGCTGCAAGAACCTTTCCAGAAAGTTCAAGTTCATGTTCTCAATGATACAGTGGAAACCTTTCAGTCGATGCCATTAAAGATCGAAATTGAAAGTGTCGATGGGAGGTTTTCGAAAGAAATCAGCATCAAAACGTGCCCGCAGAAAGTCACCAGCAATTACAGAGTTGTGAATTGGAGCGAGTATCAGAACAAATGGCCTCACCTGACCCAGTGCAGTTTTGCCAAGCCAGCAAACGATGGAGTTGTCGATCGATTGATTGGAATTGATAACTCTGAACTCCACTATTCCCATGTTGATCTTAGAGGGGAAAATGGTGGACCTATCATCCGGCTCGGACCACTCGGTTGGAGCTGTATTTGTGCGCCCGAAGAAAATGATTCTGTGAGAGCACGATCCCACGTTATCCGTACCTTGTTCACACGGGAGCGTCTATGGAACGAAAGAAAAGGATCTTGTTGCGACGTCGACAGCAGCCTAAAGAGATTCtgggaaatcaaaaaatcaggCACGGACCGCGAAGACAGACTTGTACTCACCGAAGAAGAGAGACTGGCTTTAAATAAAGTGAAAGATTCTCTCGAGTATGAAAATGGAAGATATCGAATCGCCGTACCTTGGAAAGACGACAAACCCGAGCTCCCTGACACTAAGCCGATGGCCTTGTCTCGCCTCCGAAGCACCGAAAGAAATTTGAAGACAGACAACCGCGTCGCCGAAGAGTATAAAGCAACCATCCAGGCCTATGTCGAAAAGGGATATTTACGAAAGGTTCCTTCAGATGAGCAACTGCCGAATAACGTGTGGTATTTGCCGCATTTTCCGGTCGTGAGGATGGATAAAGCGACAACGAAAGTACGAATCGTGTTTGACTGTGCTGCAAAATGCAATGGAATTTCCCTGAATGACATGATCCATGCAGGACCAAAATTACTCCAAGGTCTTTTCAAAGTCCTGGTTCGTTTTCTTCGAAACCCTGTTGGTATCGCTTGCGATATAAAAGAAATGTATCTCCAGATAGAGGTTAAGGAGCAGGACCGGTCTCACTTCCGACTGCTGTAGAGAGACCTTGACCCCAACCGAGAGCCGGACGTGTTCGAGTTTAACCGAGTAGTCTTCGGGAAGAATTCCGCTCCTATGGAGTTGCAGTTTGTCACACAGGAGCACGCTCGAAGAAACCAAGACCGCTATCCCCTTGCCGCTGAGACGGTCTTTAAGTCCACCTATATGGACGATTCAATTGACAGCGTTGAGAACGACGAAGAAGGAGTGGAGTTGTACCGTCAATTGAAAGCACTATGGGGAGCTGCCAACAGGCAAGCCCGGAAACGGATCTCTAACTCACCGGAGGTTATGGAAAAGATTCCTGCAGAGGAGCGCGCTACTGAAATTGTGATTGACAGTGGCCAAGATCCAATAACGAAGATGCTGGGGATTTCGTGGAGCAGCACCAAAGACGAGTTTACTGTTACCGCTTCTCCGGTTTCTCCTGGATTTCAGACAACGAAGCGAAACATCCTGCGCAAAATAGCAACTATTTTCGACCCACTGGGATTTGTATGCCCGTACGTTGTTGTCGTCAAGATCCTACTTCAGGAGCTGTGGATGCGAGGATACGGTTGGAACGACAAAGTACAGAACGAAATAGCAAATAAAATCGAGGGTTGGTTCGAGCACTTAAAAGGTCTGGCAGAGGTGAAGATTCCCCGATGTCTACGAAGTTCGGAGCTTGTCAAGTCGAAGCGCATTGTGACATCTGTTGATGCCTCTCAGCAAGCATATGGCGCAGCTGTCTATATGCGGTGCGAATACCATAATCCAACTTATGACGTTGTAGTCAGGAGGCACAGTTTCAAAATGTGCttacttttcattttcgctAAACATTTTGAGTAGAAGCAGGAAACATAGCTTAAAATTTTCGTCTTGTCGCCCTAATAAAGAATATTGCTGTTTCCAGTCTGAAATCTCAGGAGTTTTGCTTTTAAGGGGTTCCCCTTTCAGGTCCTCCGTCTTGCAACATGGGAACGAGGCTTTAAGCGTAAAGCTTATTGAAACATGCCAAATAGTACCAAATTGATGGGAATTAGttatataaataaactaaaaaaaaattctatccGATTGACATCATCTCATGGTATTAGAATGATCACGTGACCATATTTGCTCGTGGAGCATGAAAGCGAGGCTGGGCAAAAAAGTcatcaaaatattgaaaaatatttgaaactgCGCGAAATTCGTCACGTTAAGACTATTTTTAAAGTCTATCACTTTGCTCTCGTGGATCTCAATAATATGTACTCCTTGGTATAGGTGAGAACACCTAAATAAAAGCAtttaaaaatcattaaaatggaATATTTTTCGTTGTCACTTTTCGGACAAATGCACACGAGTAGATGTGGTTTTCGACCGATACCTTCCACATTCCATCAAGGGAGTTACCAGAGCAAAGTGGAAGACAGGAAAGAGCAAAGGTATTAGAAGAGACGTGGCGAGCAGGGAACAACGAATTGGTAATTGGGACAGGTTTATTGTCGTTGAAGAAAACAAGGCCAGTCTTAACCATTTTCTGTCGACTGAAATGTCACAACGTTATGGGACGCATCCTGGACGTGAGCTGGTGGTTAGGGGAGGGTTCAGAGAGATACTGAAGGTGTGGTCATTCGATGCGTCCAGAGAGAGTCTGCAGGAGCTGTCTTCAGACCACGAGGAGGCAGACACACGAATCGTTCTCCACGCTAGAGACGCAGCTGTAAGGGGTTATCGTCAAGTTAACGTCTTGTGCCGTGACACAGATGTTCTTGTCCTCCTTCTGGTGCACAGACAAGATCTTTGTCAGGAAATTTGGATGTTCTCCGGTACATCCCGAACAAAGAGATGCATTCCAGTCCACAAGATCTCACTGCCCGAGGAGAAGAGAAAGTCGCTGCTAGCTTTCCATACCATCACTGGTTGTGATACAACCAGCCAGTTTGCTGCTATCGGTAAGCAATCAGCCTTGAAAATTTTCGACAGTTCATCAAAGCTCATCGAACATCTAGGTGAACATTGTCCTCCAGAGGAAACCGTCTTGGCCGACGCTGAAGCATTTGTCTGCCAGCTGTACAACCATGGGACAGACGGAGTAGATATCAACGAAGAGAGAGCAGCAGCATTTCACAAGGTAAAGAAGAACCTTGATTCCCTTCCTCGGTTCCTCCGACGAAGGATGCTTTGCATCTTCATATACGGCGTGCGAACTTCCAGTGCATGATATGGAAAAAAGCGAAAGAGCCTCGACCATCCCTGTCTAGTCCAGAAGAAAATGGGTGGTTTTACAAGGAAGGCGTTCTTAAGCCAAAGCTAATGAATCAAGAGGGAGTATCAGCATCGTGCTTACAATTAGCGTTCTGTGGATGTTCAAGCTAATGAATCAAGAGGGAGTATCAGCATCGTGCTTACAATTAGCGTTCTGTGGATGTTCGAGCGGTAATAGCTGTATCAACCGCCGATGTACCTGTGTTCGGATGTCTCTTGGATgctctaaagcctggtttccatatcgttgtatctgtcgtatctgtcgtgtctatagtacgaaaaaaattcataggacagatattactttatggaaacctcccgtacaaatgctcaatacaaaagaaacgacagatacaacttgttgtacgagatagaatgaattctatcggtcctacgaatttttttcgtacgacagatacaacgatatggaaaccaggcttaagggtTGCAAGTGTGGAGACGCGTGTAGAAACACAAGAAACATTTCGCTGGATGAAGAAGAGGTGTAACGTGCTGTGTGATGCCTACGTTGTAGCAACGGCAGATTTCTGTCACTCTTTCTATTTTATGACCAAATTATATGGACACAAGTGAGAAACTTGGAGTAATTATACATTGCCCACATGAAATAAATTCCTTGGCATGCAAGGAATAAACGTGTTTGAGTAGTTACTCTCATAGACTGGCCTTTCCCTTTTTGCCTGCAGCATGATAATCATTTAGACTTGTTTTGGTGAAAGGACCTTGTTAACAAGCAGGTtatgaagaaatagaaaaatatcgATGATTAGAAAACTATGCTTTTTAATGCGTTCAACTGTAAAAGAGTCTGAACTGTTTGCTAAACCTTGCCCGAAAGAATGACAGGCGACCAGCGTGAAGAACTTGCCTACCCATTGTTTTAGCATGGTTATCAATGGTAGCCAGGGCGAAAACTATTGTACAATAATTTTGCGATATTTCTATTGGTTTGCTAGCTTTCGTCATACCTTGATTATATATCTTGGgttagcctcgttttcatgttccAGGAGCAGATATGGTCACGTGATCATTCTTAAGCCATGGCGTTGATGTTAACTAAGTATAAAACACCTTTTTAATATCATATGACTTATTTCCATCCATTTGGCACGATTTGTCTTGCTTGAGTACTGTTTTTCTGGTGCAGCCTCATTTCCATGCTGCAGGAGCAGGTGCCTATAATTAACACCTCTTAAATTCTAAACTCCCAAGATTTCAAGCTGGAAACAGTGATATCCTTATTCAGGGTTGCTAGACGAAGATTTTAAGCCGTGTTTCCTGCTTCTACTCAAAATGTTTAGCGAAAATCATTTTTCTGCTATCTGCCTCCTGACTATTGGAGGATTTTGTGTAAGCTGTAAGTTTTTCTAGCCACGTTACCGTTTGGGGGTTTGATTTTGCTTCGCCGAttaaacgagtttggttttcgAAGAGCTTTCCGTAATTGCTTCCGAACATAGGGTACATTTAACTTCACTGCCTGTATGTTCAAGATTTGCTCCTCAGCTAACTCCTTACAGGTGGAAACTCCAACctttttactcgtgcccaggccataggccgtgggcacgcgtcataatctgcgtagggttttttttttttttttgtattatgtttcctccgctagaaaatggacaaattgcgcaatagtacctgTGAGGTTttttgcggccttcgcatgctcaaGTTACCTGACAgctgaagcgaagcctcgaagaaacaAAGCGACCGGGAtgtttcaagaatgcttatcgtaatgtccgtgaagcctactttgacagaggaactactcaaagtgaattctgctttgaaaccatTAATCTCTGTGATCGAAGTTCAGtgcagtggaggacaatgaagttcgaagtgaggaagacggtacttcaaaacaagctcacgttaacttggtaaacaaacaacCGAGcagcttccgatttcatcaagttttacggtgttttagagttgcttgaagccaattctggaaatcttcaaaatttttatcggcttcagagaccactacgaataatcaagaggtaaaaagaagcttatacaggctgcaaaatgtgaataatttatccaaagattatattcgcatgtgcttgacttggcgacctctcgccgagttgttcaactttatcggtcttgtttaacttcaagaatacatccattcgattttataaatatcaataagcatagtagattaataaatttaaacctattgcaaagatcgaagatcagtgtagtggaggacaataaagttcgaagtgaggaagacagcacttcaaaacaagctcacgttcaatttgtaaacaaacagccgagcgacttctgatttcatcaagtcttacgctgttttagagttgtttcaagccaattctggacttcttcaaaatggttattggctctaaagaccactacgaataatcaagaggtgaaaagaagtttatacaggctgcaaaatgtgaataatttacccaaagattatattcgcatgtgcgtgacttgccgatctctcctcgaattgttcaattttatcggtcttgtttaacttcaagaatacatctattcgattttataaatatcaataagcatagaagattaataaattcaaacctattgcaaagatcaaAGATcggtgtattgtaggacaatgaagttcgaaatgaggaagacatcacttcaaaacaaggtcacgttaattagttatagctcgaatggtaaacaaacagccgagcgacttctgatttatcaagttttacgctgttttagagttgtttgaagccaattctggactttctCTCAATGGTTATtggctccagagaccactacgaataatcaagaggtaaaaagaagtttatacaggctgttAAATGTGAATAATTCACCCAAAGactatattcgcatgtgcgtgacttgcc
Coding sequences:
- the LOC136889586 gene encoding uncharacterized protein codes for the protein MARLRQCLTWNALEAIRGLGVTAPEYEEAKEILKSKYGGARRLLRAYMDQLEQMPLIRSNDIHALERFADLVRITVLENYSRWLNERARETSVVASDWLKDEVGFGVEAAEIANGIESKPVEYVRPPRALKYQEQSRTRNFHAVATRNEPRNMKPPCSLCHGFDHGVWFYKQFYEKGVDDRWQIAKERKLCFRCLNSDHRGKDCTKARKCGIDGCTRNHHRLLYGSEVLSETEPMTTLPYADDWKRPVFPREGAPAVTLTSCNVETTFESYSLRTVPVWMKANGRKVKINAILDDAANETFLNEEVAGVLGLQEPFQKVQVHVLNDTVETFQSMPLKIEIESVDGRFSKEISIKTCPQKVTSNYRVVNWSEYQNKWPHLTQCSFAKPANDGVVDRLIGIDNSELHYSHVDLRGENGGPIIRLGPLGWSCICAPEENDSVRARSHVIRTLFTRERLWNERKGSCCDVDSSLKRFWEIKKSGTDREDRLVLTEEERLALNKVKDSLEYENGRYRIAVPWKDDKPELPDTKPMALSRLRSTERNLKTDNRVAEEYKATIQAYVEKGYLRKVPSDEQLPNNVWYLPHFPVVRMDKATTKVRIVFDCAAKCNGISLNDMIHAGPKLLQGLFKVLVRFLRNPVGIACDIKEMYLQIEVKEQDRSHFRLL